In Oryza brachyantha chromosome 2, ObraRS2, whole genome shotgun sequence, a single window of DNA contains:
- the LOC102708685 gene encoding RNA pseudouridine synthase 7 codes for MAAGPAGAGIVWQTPSNPPERQDYIFRNGRRYVRPYYFEFISHVKNRWAGKTIVDLFTDEFKGRPREYYVRAVNCGRLQVDDQMVHTDYIVQSSQKISHFLHRHEPPVLGGDITILQNEVDVVTVCKPASVPVHPCGQYRKNTVVGILQAEHGLASLFPVHRLDRLVSGLLIFAKNADKAESFRQQIETSLLQKEYVAKVVGVFPDGEQIVDANVHFNAREGRSTAEVCDGNGKAPIGKQACTKFQRICTDGTHSIVLCKPVTGRTHQIRVHLKHIGYPIANDEVYLSENFSPRSSKGTRINRATTLACSLPSSEPDSCADVGNKDTEVGEEFSIDPMCTNCPNLAPLGYDADEEGLWLHCVRYTGPDWSYECPYPDWVFLDNVSGKKLKS; via the exons ATggcggcggggccggcgggagcggggaTCGTGTGGCAGACGCCGTCCAACCCTCCGGAGCGGCAGGACTACATCTTCCGCAACG GGCGGCGCTACGTGAGACCCTACTACTTCGAGTTTATCTCCCAT GTGAAAAACAGATGGGCTGGGAAGACTATTGTTGACCTCTTCACTGATGAGTTCAAGGGCCGGCCACGTGAATACTAT GTTCGTGCAGTGAACTGTGGGAGGCTTCAGGTGGATGATCAAATGGTTCACACAGACTATATTGTGCAATCATCACAAAAAATAAGCCATTTCTTGCACAG GCACGAACCACCAGTTTTGGGTGGTGACATTACAATCCTTCAAAATGAGGTTGATGTTGTGACAGTTTGCAAACCTGCATCAGTTCCA gTTCATCCATGTGGTCAGTACCGTAAGAATACTGTGGTCGGCATTCTTCAAGCTGAGCATGGATTGGCGTCCCTATTCC CTGTGCATCGGTTAGATCGGTTAGTCTCAGGTCTCCTTATATTTGCTAAAAATGCTGATAAAGCTGAAAGTTTCAGACAGCAG ATTGAAACTAGTTTGCTGCAGAAAGAATATGTAGCCAAGGTTGTTGGGGTGTTTCCTGATGGTGAG CAAATCGTTGATGCAAATGTACACTTCAATGCACGGGAAGGAAGGAGCACTGCAGAG GTTTGTGATGGTAATGGCAAAGCCCCAATTGGAAAACAAGCTTGCACCAAGTTTCAGAGGATTTGTACTGATGGGACCCACAGCATTGTCTTGTGCAAACCTGTGACTGGCCGAACTCATCAG ATAAGGGTACATCTGAAACACATTGGTTACCCAATAGCTAATGACGAGGTGTACCTTTCGGAGAATTTTTCTCCACGTTCATCAAAAGGAACAAGAATCAACAGAGCAACCACACTAGCTTGTTCATTGCCATCTTCAGAACCTGACAGCTGTGCTGATGTTGGCAACAAAGATACAGAAGTTGGTGAGGAATTCAGCATCGATCCGATGTGTACGAACTGCCCAAATCTTGCTCCACTAGG CTATGATGCAGATGAGGAGGGATTGTGGCTGCACTGTGTGCGATATACTGGACCTGATTGGAGCTACGAATGCCCATATCCTGATTGGGTTTTCCTTGATAATGTCTCGGGGAAGAAGTTGAAATCATAA
- the LOC102709144 gene encoding auxin-responsive protein SAUR19-like, with protein sequence MKEGGERRNILAKTIDRCRSLGHRTSRRPPAPPPSTASSGVPAGFFAVLVGPEKERFAVRARCANHPLFRALLDQAETEYGFAGCDGPLELPCDVDAFMDVMWQMEQADPTASPRCRGYHQHQGYQMMSTPARFLVAGRS encoded by the coding sequence ATGAAGGAAGGAGGCGAGAGGAGGAACATCCTGGCCAAGACGATCGACAGGTGCCGGTCGCTCGGCCACCGGACGAGCAGGCggcccccggcgccgccgccgtcgacggcctCCTCCGGCGTGCCGGCGGGGTTCTTCGCGGTGCTGGTGGGCCCGGAGAAGGAGCGGTTCGCGGTGCGCGCCCGGTGCGCCAACCACCCGCTGTTCCGGGCGCTGCTGGACCAGGCCGAGACGGAGTACGGCTTCGCCGGCTGCGACGGCCCGCTCGAGCTGCCCTGCGACGTCGACGCCTTCATGGACGTCATGTGGCAGATGGAGCAGGCGGACCCCACCGCGTCGCCCCGATGCAGGGGGTACCACCAACACCAGGGGTACCAGATGATGAGCACCCCGGCAAGgttcctcgtcgccggccgctccTGA